gggttagggttagggttaggttcagggtcagggttatggttagggttagtgttcgggttaggacagggtcagggttacggttacggttagggttagggttagggttagggttacggttagggttagggttagggtaaggtttagggttaggattagggttagctttagggttaggtttagggttagggttagggttagggttagggttactggccattagggttagagttagggttagggttacggccattagggttagggttagggttagggttagggttagggttagggttagggttagggttagggttagggttagagttacggttagggttggggttagggttagggatagggttacggttagggttagggttagggttagggttagggttagggttaaggttagggttagggttagggttagggttagggttagggttagatttacgtttagggttagggttagggttagggatacggacattagggttagggctagggtatacggttacggccattagggttagggttagggttagggttagggttacggccattagtgttagggctagggttagggttagggttagggttagggttagggttagggttagggttagggttaggttcagggtcagggttatggttagggttagggttcgggttaggacagggtcagggttacggttacggttagggttatggttagggttagggttagggttagggttagggttaaatttagggttagggtcagggttagggttagggttagagttagggttagggttagggttagggtcagggttagggttagggttagggtaagggttagggttagggtcagggttagagttagggttagggttagtgtagGGGGTaggttaagggttagggttagggttagggttactggccattagggttagtgttagggttagggttacggccattagggttagggttagggttagttttagggttagggttagggttagggttagggttagacttacggttagggttggggttagggttagggatagggttacggttagggttagggttagggttagggttagggttagggttagggttaggtttggggtgagggttggggttagggttagggttagggttagggttagggttagtgttagggttagggttagggttagggttagggttagggttagggttagggttagtgttagtgttaaagttagggttagggttacggttatggttagggttagggttatggctattagggttagggttagggttacagccattagggtaagggtaagggtcagggttagggttagggttagagttagggttagggttaggattagggttggggttaaggttagggttagggttacggttagggttagggttagggtcagggtcagggtcagagttagggttatggttagggttaggggtaggacagggtcagggttatggttatggttaggggtagggttagggttagggttaaatttagggttagggtcagtgttagggttagggttagagttagggttagggttaggggtagggtcagggtcagggttagggttagggttagggttagggttaggactagggttagggtcagggttaggtttagggttagggttagggtaggggttaggtttagggttagggttaggtttagggttacggttacggttagggttagggttaggtttagggttatggccattagcattagggtcagggttagagttagggttagggttggggttagcgttagggttacgtcggttagagttagggttagggttagggttagggttacggccattagggttagtgttagggttagggttagggttagggttagggtcagggttagggttaaggttagggttagggttagggttagggttagggttagggttagggttagggttagggttagggttagggttagggttagggttagggttagggtcagggttaggtttagggttagggttagagttacggttagggttgcgttagggttagggttagggttagggttagggttagggttagggttagggttagggttagggttagggttagggttagggttagggttagggttggagttagggttagggttacggttagggttagggtcagggttaggtttagggttaggtttagagttacggttagggttggggttagggttggggttagggttagggttagggttaaggttagggttagggttagggttagggttagatttacgtttagggttagggttagggttagggatacggacattagggttagggctagggtatacggttacggccattagggttagggttagggttagggttagggttacggccattagtgttagggctagggttagggttagggttagggttagggttagggttagggttaggttcagggtcagggttatggttagggttagggttcgggttaggacagggtcagggttacggttacggttcgggttagggttagggttagggttacggttagggttagggttagggttagggttaggattagggttaggtttagggttagggttagggttagggttagggttagggttactggccattagggttagtgttagggttagggttacggccattagggttagggttagggttagggttagggttagggttagggttagagttacggttcgGGttggggttagcgttagggacagggttacggttagggttagggttagggttagggttagggttggggtgagggttggggttagggttagggttagggttagggttagtgttagggttagggttagggttagggtcagggttaggtttagggttagtgtcagggtagggattggggttagggttagggttagggttagggttagggttagggttagggttagggttagggttagggttagtgttaaagttagggttagggttacggttatggttagggttagggttatggccattagggttagggttagggttagggttacagccattagggtaagggtaagggtaagggtcagggttagggttagggttagagttagggttagggttagggttagggttggggttaaggttagggttagggttacggttagggttagggttagggtcagggtcagggtcagggtcaaggttagggttatggttagggttagggttaggacagggtcacggttatggttacggttaggggtagggttagggttagggttaaatttagggttagggtcagggttagggttagggttagagttagggttagggttagggttagggtcagggtcagggttagggttagggttagggttagggttagggttaggactagggttagggtcagggttaggtttagggttagggttagggtagggattaggtttagggttagggttaggtttagggttacggttacggttacggttagggttagggttaggtttagggttatggccattagcattagggtcagggttagagttagggttagggttggggttagcgttagggttacgtcggttagagttagtgttagggttagggttagggttagggttaggtttagggttagggttagggttagggttagggttagggttagggttagggttagggttagggttagggttagggttagagttagggttagggttacggttagtgttaggttcagggttaggtttagggttaggtttagagttacggttagggttggggttagggttggggttagggttagggttagggttaaggttagggttagggttagggttagggttagatttacgtttagggttagggttagggttagggatacggacattagggttagggctagggtatacggttacggccattagggttagggttagggttagggttagggttacggccattagtgttagggctagggttagggttagggttagggttagggttagggttagggttagggttagggttaggttcagggtcagggttatggttagggttagggttcgggttaggacagggtcagggttacggttacggttcgggttagggttagggttagggttacggttagggttagggttagggttagggttagggttagggttagggttagggttagggttagggttagggttagggttagggttagggttagggttagggttagggttagggttagggttagggttagggttagggttagggttaggattagggttaggtttagggttagggttagggttagcgttagggttagggttagggttagggttactggccattagggttagtgttagggttacggccattagggttagggttagggttaggtttagggttagggttagggttagggttagggttagggttagggttagagttacggttagggttggggttagcgttagggacagggttacggttagggttagggttagggttagggttagggttagggttagggttagggttggggtgagggttggggttagggttagggttagggttagggttagtgttagggttagggttagggttagggtcagggttaggtttagggttagtgtcagggtagggattggggttagggttagggttagggttagggttagggttagggttagggttagggttagtgttaaagttagggttagggttacggttatggttagggttagggttatggccattagggttagggttagggttagggttacagccattagggtaagggtaagggtcagggttagggttagggttagagttagggttagggttagggttagggttggggttaaggttagggttagggttacggttagggttagggttagggtcagggtcagggtcagggtcagggttagggttatggttagggttagggttaggacagggtcagggttatggttac
This is a stretch of genomic DNA from Columba livia isolate bColLiv1 breed racing homer unplaced genomic scaffold, bColLiv1.pat.W.v2 Scaffold_102, whole genome shotgun sequence. It encodes these proteins:
- the LOC135577602 gene encoding circumsporozoite protein-like, coding for NPNPNPNPTPNPNPNPNPNHNPNPDPNHNPNPNPNPNPNPNPNPNPNPNPNPNPNANPNPNPKPNPNPNPNPNPNPNPNPNPNPNPNPNPNPNPNPNPNPNPNPNPNPNPNPNPNRNPNPNPNPNPNPNPNPNPNPNPNPNPNPNPNPNPNLNPNPDPNPNPNPNPNTNPNGRNPNPNPNPNSNRRNPNANPNPN